A window of Acinetobacter sp. TR3 contains these coding sequences:
- the lpxB gene encoding lipid-A-disaccharide synthase, translating to MLKQKLKIGIVVGEVSGDTLGVKLMRSFREQGIDAEFEGIGGPQMIAEGFHSYYPMEILSVMGIVEVLKDIKKLFAVRDGLVERWTEHPVDIFIGIDAPDFNLRLSKTIKEKNLPIKTVQYVSPSVWAWRQGRVHGIKRSIDLVLCLFPFEKTFYENYDVPAAFVGHPLAKQLPLKNPIVEAKHQLGLSAHEMHVALLPGSRRGEIDRLLPLLIGAAEILHKKYPELEFLIPAINDARRQQIEHGIQNLDVTLKSKIYILENTDAESKIGRMVMNASDIVALASGTATLEAMLLHRPMVTFYKLHWLTYMIAKFLVKIPYYSLPNIIAGKKVIQELIQADATPEHLASEIEKLMDNETAHIQMMQHLSMHKQLISGDTENPVDAILNCLKTN from the coding sequence TTGTTAAAGCAAAAACTAAAAATTGGTATCGTGGTGGGAGAAGTTTCTGGAGATACTCTAGGAGTGAAACTCATGCGCAGTTTTCGCGAACAAGGAATTGATGCTGAATTTGAAGGTATTGGTGGTCCACAAATGATTGCTGAGGGTTTCCATAGTTATTATCCAATGGAAATTTTATCAGTAATGGGCATTGTGGAGGTTTTGAAAGATATAAAGAAGTTATTTGCTGTACGTGATGGTCTAGTTGAACGTTGGACTGAACATCCAGTGGATATTTTTATTGGAATTGATGCACCTGATTTCAATTTACGTCTTTCTAAAACAATAAAAGAAAAGAATTTACCAATTAAAACAGTTCAATATGTAAGTCCATCTGTTTGGGCATGGCGTCAAGGACGTGTACATGGCATTAAACGTAGTATTGATTTAGTGTTGTGTTTATTCCCATTTGAAAAAACATTTTATGAAAATTACGATGTTCCAGCAGCTTTTGTTGGGCATCCACTAGCCAAACAATTACCTTTAAAAAATCCAATTGTAGAAGCAAAGCATCAGCTTGGCTTATCTGCACATGAAATGCATGTTGCTTTATTACCAGGTAGCCGGAGAGGTGAAATTGACAGGCTATTGCCTTTGTTAATTGGGGCTGCGGAAATACTACATAAGAAATATCCTGAACTAGAGTTTCTGATTCCAGCAATTAATGATGCTCGAAGACAACAAATTGAACATGGTATTCAAAATTTAGATGTAACTTTAAAATCAAAAATTTATATTTTAGAAAATACCGATGCTGAATCTAAAATAGGTCGTATGGTCATGAACGCGAGTGATATTGTTGCACTAGCATCAGGAACTGCGACGCTTGAAGCGATGTTATTGCATCGCCCAATGGTGACTTTTTATAAGTTGCATTGGTTAACTTATATGATTGCTAAGTTTCTCGTTAAGATTCCATACTACTCTTTACCTAATATCATTGCAGGTAAAAAAGTCATCCAAGAATTAATTCAAGCTGATGCAACACCAGAACACCTTGCTTCTGAAATTGAAAAATTAATGGATAATGAAACAGCACATATTCAGATGATGCAACATCTAAGTATGCACAAACAATTAATCTCAGGAGATACTGAAAATCCTGTTGATGCAATTCTGAATTGTTTAAAAACAAATTAA